The Vicugna pacos chromosome 2, VicPac4, whole genome shotgun sequence sequence GCTTTTGACTTACAAGCCATGGTCTTGACTCCAGTAATAATGTTATAGTGTAACATGAAATATATAGATCAAGTACAGACATAACTTTTAGAGACAGAGATGTTTTTATAGCCACAGCAGAATAGTTATAAGCAAAAAACCTCCTAGAAAGTTTCCTAAACCTTGAAATGCATGAGTGTACATTGCAACAGGCAGCAGAAAATCGGTTTCCTATTAAGAACTCCCATCATTTCAGTAGTCACAGTTACAGTTGTTCTAGGTTTTCAAATCCTCTTTCCTAGGACTTCATATGTTCTGATATTTCaaaaaattcattctttcaacTTTCTGTAATGAGAAGATGAGAGTTTTTACAAACTTGATCTGTTCTTGTTTCCCAGTGATCTAAGAGTTGACTTGAGAAAACGTATGGCAGGAAAGGGAAGCTAGTTATAACCAAAAACCCCTTATCAGAACACTTCACACAGGATCATAACAGAATCATTCTGcagttgtctttattttttcaaaagatttcTCTTGGAAAAAACAGATTATAAAATGGAAGTAATCTGGTAACCTACCTTGATTATAACATTTGCTTGCTTTGACTTGGAATTTAGGCATCTTTGTCCCTTATGTGCTTTCAGGGTGATACTGTTAAAGGAAGATCCAAACAGTCTTAAATTTTGGatggaaaaacataaaaacaaaacaaaaagccaccgCCAATGTCATCTTCATTGAGTACGTTACTTACATCACTTCTGTTTTGTCACAGTTATTAGTTGGGTAAATTATGGAGACTTTCTCAATGTCTGCCACTTTCACTGCTTTTACTCCACGGCCTATGCAAAGACACCGTCCCCCTTTAAACATGGGAAATCCTAGAACAGATCATAGCATCAGTTACTAATTCATCTGATTGCAACAGATGGCTGTAGTTTATCGTCTTGTTGAAGGAGATGGGCCAAGTTTTCATTAAGGATAAAGATAGTAGTTTGTCAGATAGCAGTCGACACTGATCTTACTGGAAAAGGAGCTTAAGTAAGAAATTGATGATTTCCTCTTTGAATTTGTAAGCAAACCATTAAAGAATAAAGAGAAGCATGAAAGAAGTTTATTAGATATCAAGCTTATCTGCCTCTTGCTTTTATGCTCAAAAATTTTTCCAGGAAGCTAATAACATTATCTCATATAAAATCTTTTtagcaaacatttaaatattaCTAAAGGCTCCTGCCAATTCTGTAGCCAAATAAATTCCATGAAATTATCACTGTTAGTTTCAACAATCATCTCTGATGTTTAAAGTATTTCTAATATTCTCTACCAAAGCTGTAGTAACTTCTAATGTGTAAggttaaataaaaatttactatatcttttagtataaaagtggaagaaaagacATTTGAAGcattagaaaagaaacttatagGTTTAGAAGTAAAAAGTACCATATACCTTTCACAGTTGTAGCACAGAGTATCACAGCCAAGACTATAACCATGCTCTTCAGACTCATGTTTGTCTGTTGCTGCTGCTTGGACTTTGAGACTCTTCTTGGAGGGAGTAGGAATGCTGAGCATGGAAGAAAATTCTTAATTGATATATATAAAGCATTCTGTACACAATCCTCTTATGGCACAGGAATTTCCCTCCTTGAGTCATGTTCCTTTCTTCCaagagtttctgttttgttctcatCTAAGTATTACTGTCCCTTCCTTTTGTTCAATGTTGAAAGTGATACGAATGTGAAAGCAGTTTGTAGACAGTAAAGAGCTGTATAAGTTAGAATAGGATACACCCAGATGGGAACTAGCCTTAAGGTAGCATTTCCTAGAAATGTATTTAATTGTTGGATTACCTGGGGCAGTGGAATTCTGATTGccgttcattctttcattcaagaaGATTGTCTTCCTGTTTTCAGTCCTGTGAATTCATCCTCTGTCCTTCATATAACTATACTAaagaacattcttttaaaaaacccaattttttctctttccttgtttttaaatCATATATGAGGCCTATTTTAACATCAGACAACCTTTTAATTTCACCTTGTTTCTATTTTGCTGACTATAACAGCTAATGAAGTCTATTGAAGAACTGTACTTCTGAATTTATATCCGTTTCTTTTTGCATGTTTAacaatttttacatatatatatctcaaacACTTATTTAGTACATAAAGTTGTGTAAGTTGTAGATTTTTataaaagattctttttttctcgtgtgtttttatttcttggaTTTTGCTTTGATGTAACTCttgttttctttgtatctttactttttcctcttTAGTTTTCTAAATCTACTTCAAATATGTCACTTGCATACACTTAAACATCATATCAaagggacttttaaaaaataggtgaATTTAATTATTGTGTAATTGATAATctgtaagcttttaaaaatgcttccttgctgtttcttttctgtctttgttttccttggtTTCTTTCTAACTATGAAtgtattttctttaacattttctgacatgatttgaacaaaatactttgttttatgttttgctAGTAACCTTAAAAGTGTTTTTACCTgactttttctaattatttacaTCTACCATGAATAGAATCTTGTTTCCTCCCTTTgtaagatgaggaaaaaaatcactgtaactttctttcaaatatttcttatttcctaGTTTTTTTTAGTATAACCTGGGATTTATAACTAGTTTACTATTTTCAGATGATGATTTTGCATTATGCAACTTTTTTGGGGAgaattattacatttttaaaaactgaagtgtagtcaTGTATACTGTGTCAATCTCTGCATAGtgtccagtcatacatatacgtatttgttttcatatttttcattaaaggttattataagatactgaatatagttccctatgctatacaaaagaaaattgtttttttaatctatttttatatatagtagttaatatttgaaaatctcaacctcccaaatctatcccttcccactccttttccccttagtaaccatagattgtttactatgtctgtgagtctgttttgtaggtgagttcattagtctcttcttttttctttttcttgttttttttttttttgattccgcatatgagtgatatcatgtggtatttttctttctctttctggcttcacttaaaatgacaatctccagatctatTCATGTTGccacagatggcattattttattcttttttatgaccgaatagtattccattgtataaatataccacagcttccttatccagtcatctgtcgatggacatttaggtttccatgtctttgctattgtaaacagtgctgctatgaacattggggtgcttgtatcttttcgaattaaagttccctccagatatatacccaggaaaggaatttctggatcatatagtaagtctgtttttagttttttgagaaatcttaatactgtttccataatggctgcaccaaactacattcccaccaactatGTAGGAGGGTaactttttctccacacctttcaCAGCatatatcatttgtggactttttaatgatggccgttctgactagtgtgaggtgatacctcattgtagttctgatttgcatttctctgga is a genomic window containing:
- the CXCL11 gene encoding C-X-C motif chemokine 11 isoform X2; the encoded protein is MSLKSMVIVLAVILCATTVKGFPMFKGGRCLCIGRGVKAVKVADIEKVSIIYPTNNCDKTEVIITLKAHKGQRCLNSKSKQANVIIKLKE
- the CXCL11 gene encoding C-X-C motif chemokine 11 isoform X1, with product MSLKSMVIVLAVILCATTVKGFPMFKGGRCLCIGRGVKAVKVADIEKVSIIYPTNNCDKTEVIITLKAHKGQRCLNSKSKQANVIIKKVERMNFLKYQNI